The Bacteroides sp. AN502(2024) DNA segment TTAAAATTTAGGATATGATGAAGTTGAATTTGGTATTGTTGGGACTATTGTTTACAAGAGTCATAACTTTTGCACAAACCCCTTTGGAAAAAGGATTGGAAAGTATCAACCGCTCTTCTGCCGAAGCTACGATCAACTTTTTGGCAAGTGACGAACTGCAGGGACGCGAAGCAGGATTTCACGGATCTCGTGTATCCTCGGAATACATAGCTTCTTTACTGCAATGGATGGGGGTACAACCTTTGACTGACAACTATTTTCAGCCTTTTGATGCCTATCGCAAAGAACGTCAGAAGAAAGGGAGACTGGAAGTCCATCCCGATTCTATTGACAAGCTAAAGGAGGAAGTGCACCAAAAGCTTTCCATGAGGAATGTATTAGGTATGATTCCCGGTAAAAATAATAAGGAGTATGTGATTGTAGGTGCACATTTCGACCACTTAGGGATAGATCCTGCACTCGATGGTGACCAAATTTATAATGGTGCGGATGATAATGCGTCCGGTGTATCAGCGGTACTGCAAATAGCAAGAGCGTTTGTAGCCAGTGGACAGCAGCCGGAAAGAAATGTGATTTTTGCTTTTTGGGACGGAGAAGAAAAAGGGTTGCTTGGTTCGAAATACTTTGTGCAGACTTGTCCTTTTGTCTCTCAAATTAAAGGCTATTTGAACTTTGATATGATTGGACGAAATAACAAACCTCAGCAACCTCGTCATGTGGTCTATTTTTATACGGCTGCCCATCCTGCTTTTGGTGATTGGCTGAAAGAAGATATCAGGAAATACGGCTTGCGGTTGGAACCGGATTATCGTGCATGGGATCGTCCGATAGGCGGAAGTGATAACGGAACATTTGCTAAAGTTGGCGTTCCTATCATTTGGTATCATACGGACGGACATCCTGATTATCACCAGCCTTCCGATCATGCCGACCGGCTGAACTGGGATAAAATTGTAGAAATCACGAAAGCGTCTTTCCTTAATATGTGGAAGATGGCGAATGAGAAGTCATTTTAATATGGTTTCTGTACAGTCTTATCTACCCTTCGTTTATCACTTGAAATCCCACCTGCTTCAAATCTTCCCAGTAGCCGGGGTATGATTTAGTAACAACCTGCGGATCGGCAATGAGCAAATTAGGATGATAGATAACTGCCGGAGCAAATGCCATTGCCATGCGATGGTCTTCGTATGTTGCAATTACGGGAGTTTCTTCCGGTTCGCATCGTTCGCCGTTCCACATTAATACGCTGTCATTTTCTTCTTCAATAACATATCCCAGCTTTTTAAGCTCGGTGCACAATGCGGTAATACGATCAGTCTCTTTTATTTTCAGACTTTGTAATCCTGTGAAACGGAAAGGAATATTCAGCAAGGCACAAGTAACGACAAACGTTTGTGCCAGGTCCGGAATATCGACCAAGTTCTCTTCCAGCTTTTCCGGTGCTTTACCTGTCTTTTTCAGTTTCACACCTTGCGGTGTAAATTCGGTAGTTATACCTAGGCGTGAGAAGACTTCTGCCCCCCGGCTATCACCCTGATAGCTGTTACGGAACAGTCCTAACAACTCAATTTCTGCTTTGGGAGATAGGGCAGCAATCTGGTACCAATAGGAAGCGGCGCTCCAGTCACTTTCCACTTTGAAAGGAAGGCTCTGATAGAGTTGTGGAGCAACGGAAATACGGTTTGGAGAAGTCCATGTGGCTTTGGCTCCGAAGTCCTGCATCAGTTGCAATGTAAGATTAATATATGGACGGGAAATAATCTCCCCGCTCAAATGTAACGTCAAACCGTCTTTGAGTACTGGACCTATCATCAGCAAAGCTGATATATATTGGGAACTGACATTTCCTTTCAGTGTTATTTCATTTCCTTTCAGCTCCGTCCCTTTGATACGTAGGGGAGGATACCCTTCCTTGTTGATATAAGCTATTTCAGCTCCTAACTCCCGAAGCGCATTGACTAATATCTGTATCGGGCGTTGTTGCATACGTGCTGTTCCTGTGAGGGTCCGTTCTCCCGGAGTGACACTCAAATAGGCGGTAAGGAAACGCATAGCAGTGCCTGCAGCCATGATGTCAATCATCTCTTTCCCTTCATTGAGAGCTTTTATCATCACCTGTGTATCATCACAATCAGACAGGTTTTTAGGAGGATAAATGCCTTTACCCAGCGCATTGATGATTAATGCACGATTGCTGATACTTTTAGAAGCCGGCAACTGGATAGTTCCTGTCACCACCGAAGGAGGGATGAGTTTGTAGAGCATCATTTTTAGATATATTCTTTGTTATAGAGTACAAAAGTAGAGATTTATTCGGAGACTTCCAACAGGTTTTGATTCTTGGCCCATTCCAGTCTTCGTTGATCGGCTAATGGAGTCACTTTAAACTCTTCGAATGTAGCGGTGAATCCTTTCCCGTCCGGACAAGCTTCCATCAGTCCTACCATGATAGGACAATTATCTTGTAACCAATGGGCAGAGCAGGGGATCTATCCTACCATTACTCACATGGAACGTGGAGAAGTGGAAACGCTCTTTTTTCGGAAGAACACCGCAAGATATTGTCCGAACGTGAAAAGGAGATACTTCGCTGTATACGTAAAGGACTATCAAGTAAAGAGATTGCAATAACCCTTTATATCAGTGTGAATACAGTCAACCGGCACCGGCGGAATATTTTGGAGAAACTCTGTGTAGGTAATTCGATAGAGGCGTGTCGGGCTGCTGAATTGATGAAACTGTTGTAATCAAGAAGAGAGAAAAGGAATATGTATGCCATACCCTCCCAGTGATAGAACAGGCTGGATATCTGACATCAAAGAATTGCTAACCATGACAAATTCGGAAGGGGCGATTTGTTTTATAACCGAATCACCATTTAATTTCATAGAAATCTCTATCTTTGTTACTCGTTTTTTGAGTTTGAATTTAAATTGGATATACAACCATGAAAATAGGAGATAAAGTACGCTTTCTTAGTGAGGTAGGCGGTGGAATCGTCACCGGATTCCAGGGAAAGGATTTTGTGTTGGTGGAAGATGCGGATGGATTTGATATTCCGATGCCGATACGTGAGTGTGTAGTGATTGAAACAGATGACTATAATTTGAAGCGTAAACCGACTTCTTCTGCTCCGAAACAAGAGGAACCTGCTAAACCGGTAAAACCGGAGATGCCCGCCATTCAACGTCAACCGGAGGTGCGTGGAGGGAATACGTTGAATGTGTTTCTGGCTTATGTGCCCGAAGATGCAAAGGCGATGATGACTACTCCTTTTGAAACTTATCTGGTGAATGATAGCAATTATTATTTGTATTACACTTATTTGAGTGCGGAAGGAAAAGCGTGGAAGAACCGTTCACATGGTTTGGTAGAACCTAATACAAAATTGTTGCTGGAAGAATTCACTAAAGATATGCTGAATGAGATGGAACGGGTAACTGTTCAGTTGATTGCTTTCAAGGACGGCAAGCCTGCGGCTATCAAACCTGCTGTCAGTGTGGAGATACGGATTGATACTGTGAAGTTCTATAAACTTCATACATTTGGCGACTCTGTCTATTTTGAAGAACCGGCTTTGATTTATGACATCGTGAAAGATGATATGCCTGCCAAGCAGGTATATGTGTCGGCAGAAGAGATTCAGATGGCATTGTTACAAAAGAAATCTGCGGATAAGCCCAAGTCACAACCTATTGTAAAGACAGATCATGCTCATGGCGGAAAGAGTGGGATTATTGAAATAGATCTTCACATTGATTCTTTGTTGGATGATACTCGAGGGATGAGTAATGCTGAAATTCTGAATTATCAATTGGATAAGTTTCGCGAAGTGATGGGAACCTATAAGAATAAGCGTGAACAGAAGATTGTCTTTATTCATGGTAAAGGCGAGGGGGTGCTTCGGAAGGCCATTCTTGATGAATTGAAACGGAAATATAGCAATTGCCGTTATCAGGATGCTTCTTTTCAGGAATATGGGTTTGGCGCTACGATGGTGACTATTAAATAATCTCTTGCTCATATATCAGTCATTTATATAGTGAGTTTTCATATCCATGGATTTTTTATATGAATGATTTTGCTTGTCTCTGTACTGATCCCGACAATTCCGAGCCCTCCGTGTACATTGCCGGGATATTTGATTGGTTCGTTTATTGTCTCGTCATAAGCATCGGAATCTGTCAGGTTGAGTGCTTTCAGATAGTAATATTCGGTTTCTGTAATGCTTAACAGACGCACAACAATATCCATCTTTACATTCGTTCCATACGGGTAAAGCCCCTCAACATTTGTCTGGTTGTAAACTGTCATGGTATAAGATGTATTTTTGAATCGTGAGTCATCGAATACGCCATATATATTCTTTACGGTGTCGAACATGCCATTATCTTCATCATCGCTGTTGGTAGGCTGTCCGTCTGTTAATACCACATCTTCGCGGGATATAAAATGATAACGGTGTATGGTTTGAGTGACATATTCGTCTATTTCATTACGATGGTCTTTCACTGTCATTTGCTTATCCATGATAAGTCGGTAGAAATTATTTTCGTTGGGGCGATCTTTGATGTTGATTCTATATCGGAGATAATTCTGTGTATAGTAATACTGTGTCAGTGGAACAGTAACCGTATCGATATCGACTATTTCATGGGGACGCTGCGGAACGGTAACTTCAGCCCACGCGTGATATTGCCCGTCGTCAGTGAGGGCGTCGATACGTACCACATCTCCGGGAGAGAATCTACTGGAAATCTGGAAGCGGCATTGCATATCTCCTTCCGCTTGGGGTGGAAGCGGACGTAGACTTTCTGACAACTGTCCGTTAACGCGTACCTCCACGGTGGCTTTTTCTGCATGAGTGACATATTCTCTTCCCGTGAAATTGAGGTAAAGAACATTGGTCAGACTATCTGCGTTGATGAGTGCATTCATTACTAATTTGGGTGGATTGTCCTTTACACTGAACGGAAGCTCATTTTCACAAGATACTGTTGTCAGTAATGCTATTAACAGGATAAATGGATCATATATACGAGTTCTCATCATGGGTTTAGAATTTATAAGTGTAAGTGAATGAAGGTATGAATGGAAGTATTGTGTATTTTTTGATAATTGGTCGGTAGGGCTCATTTTTGCTGGTGCTGCGATATACAAATGTAGGATTCATCGCATTATATGCATTATACAGGCTGATATTCCAGGTACGCATGCCATGTTTGGTCTTTTTGTTGAAATTGATTCCCACATTCAACCGGTGACTGGCTGGTAGCCGGTAATTATTGCGATGCTCCACATACGAGGCTTCTCCGATAGCGGATGGAGTCATGCCTGTGCCGTCACCGGGGCGGATAACTGCGGTTTTCTCTTCGGGGATCGTACTGGTGCCGCCTGTATAGAACACCCAGGAGGCACCGATGTCGATACGTTCGCTGAATGTATGGTTGATTGTCAGGTTGGTATTGTGTCTTCGATCATATTTATACGGAAACCGTTCACCGTTGTTGATACCGCCTTTGGCAAACTGACGGTCACTTTTGGACAAAGTATAGGATAACCACCCCGTCGTTCTCCCAAGTCTCTTCTGCACCATAAACTCAATACCTGTCGAGCGTCCCTTGCCCATTTCCACTTTATTTTCCCATCCGGCGGACGAACCGAAGAAGCTGACCCCTTCCTTATATTCCAGTACGTTGTACATATCCTTATAATAGCCTTCTACCGAGAATTCCCATCCTTCGATTCCCGTATAGTATCCGCCTAATGAATATTGGTGAGAGCGCATCGGTTTAATTTTTTTAGTCACGGGAACCCATAAGTCGGTAGGCATTGCGATTGGCATGGATGATAATAGATGTACATATTGACTCATTTGCGTATAAGAGGCTTTCAGAGTTACGTCTTTCCCTAGTTGATAACGGGCGGAAACTCGTGGCTGCAAAGAAGAATAACTCTGTTTCTGTACCTGAAACAAGGAGAAGTGTAATCCGAGATTCAGACGCAGACGGTCATTTACCTTGATGTTGTCTTCCAGATAAGCCGATAGCTCATGCCCGTAAATCCGGCTGTTGGCGATGCTGTGGTAAGTGGTGTCGCGATCTACTTTGTCTCCTGTTTCTTCGGAGATTTTGGATGTCATGACCTCCGGACGGAATCGATGATGGATATAGCCTGTACCAAATTTAATGTGGTGTGTGGGAGACGGATTATAGTCGAAATCGATCTGATAGCTCCAATCATTGATTCCCGAACGATAATCGGCTGAATATCGGTTGGTGATCGGGACTCCCGTACTGTTGGCATATTTATTGTTGTTGTATGAGTTGACGTCGAATAAATAGTTGTTGTAAGAGACCGTTGTGTTGCTGAACAGACGGTTGTTGAATATATAGTTCCATCTGGCGGAAACAATGGTGTTTCCCCAATTCATTCTACTTCCATCCTTGGAGTCAGTATCTCCATCATAATTGGCGGCAAAATGATCTTTCCCGTTGTAAACGCTTAGATAGATACGACTCCGGTCGGAGAATTTATGATTGATTTTGGCATTGATGTCATAAAAGTAATAACCATATTCTTCATCATCCGGCATAAATGGCTTGGCGATGAGGTCGAGATACGAACGTCTGGCGGAAATATTAAAAGCGGTTTTCCCTTTCACAATCGGACCTTCCAGATTGATTTTGCTGGTTAGTAATCCGATGCTAAGCGTACCGTGGTATTTCTGCATGTCTCCGTCATTGGTACGGACATCAATGACGGAAGAAAGTCGTCCGCCGAAACGTGCCGGAAAGGAACTTTTGAATAATGTTACCTTTTTGACGGCCTCGGGAGTAAAAACCGAAAAGAATCCGAACATGTGGTCTACATTGTATACAGGAGTTCCATCCAGTAGAATTAGATTTTGATCCGGACTGCCGCCACGTATATACAGTCCGGCTGAACCATCTACTCCTGCTTGTACGCCAGGCATCAGCTGGATAGCCTTCATGACATCTGCCTCTCCCAGTATGCTCGGTGTATTTTTAATCTGTGTCATCGGAATGTCAATAGAACCCATCTGGGTAGCTGCGGTTCCCGTTTCAGTTTTATCGGAAATGATCACTACCTCCTGTAACTGCGTGTTTCCCTGCATACGGATATTGAGTAATGTATCTTGCGAGAGCATAAATTGATGCGTCTCTGTGGCATAACCCAGATAGGAGAAACACAGATTGGTTTCTCCTTCAGGTAGAGTGATGCTGTAAAAACCGTAAGGATTGGTGGTGGTGCCCTGATTTTGATGACTCTCAAAGATATTTGTTCCAATCAACGTCTCAGAGGACGTTCCGTCTGTGACATATCCGCTGATAGTATACTTACGGCCTACGGTTTTTGATTCTTTCTTCTTTTGAAGCAGGATATAGCGGTTGGAAAACTGGTAACTGATTGTTTCATTCTTGAATACAATATCAAGTATCTCGTGCAGGGGCTTTTCTTTAACTTTCAGGTTGATTCTATGTTTGATATTGATTTCTTCGCTGTATATAAAGGAGTAACCGGTTGAGTTTTCTATCTGCTTGACGAATTCTTTTAGCGTGGCGTTTCGCAATGTCAGCGAAAGCCGGGCTTTCGTATTTTGTGCATATATTTGCATGGTGATGAGAAGCGCCACCCCTATCAGAACAATGGTTCTGACAGGCAGGTGGACTTGGTGAATAGTTTTCATTTTAAGTCTGTTTTAGTAGTAATGATAATCTGTTTATTGTTTAATGAGTAGTTGAAATAACCGGCATTATGTAATACAGATAAAATAGTTTCCAGATTTTCTCCATTGCGGAATCTTGCTGTGATTCGGTAATTTTGCAAAGCTGTGTCTGCTATATGGATACTCGTTCCGAATGAGTTGGACAGTTTACGAGCAATCTCCAGCAAAGGCAGATCTTCGAATATAAATTCTCCGTGTCGCCAGGAGATTTCATCTTCTGCATTTGCCAGAACTTTGCGAATGAGTTTTGCTTCCACCTTATTATATATGGCAATTTCGTTCGGCTTCAAAATCATACGAACTGATTTGTTTTTATTACTGACTGCCACCGAACCTGTCAATAACGTTGTCTTTACGTTTGGATTGTCAGGATAGGCATTCACGTTGAAATGAGTTCCCAGCACCTGAATGTCTATCGTTTCAGTTTGCACGATGAACGGATGTTCCTTCTCCTTACTTACTTCAAAATAAGCCTCTCCATTTAGTTCCACTTCCCGTTTGTCCGATTTGAACTTTTCCGGATAAGAAAGTGAAGAGTAATGGTTGAGTGTCACTGTACTACCGTCGGGAAGACAGACCGTGCGTGTCTCTGCCAAGGTGGAAATCGTTTGTATGGTAGTTGGTTGCATATATAAATAGGCTGTCCACACCGATAGGCAAAGTAGAGCTACTGCCGCTGCTGTCGAGAAGGTACGCATCAGCGTCAGACGCCGGATATGTGACTTCAGTCTTTTCTCCAGTTTCGGGTAACTGGCTGTTGCTGAGAACCGCCCTCGCGGTGAACGCGAGGAAGCGACGAGTTTGTGCAGTATCTCTTCTAATTCCGTATCGGTAAATTTCATTTTTTCTGTCTTTTTAGTGATTGACTGACTTATTTGCAAATAAAGACCGGAGGGGGACAGAAACTCCCTACGCTTCTTTTCTGAAAGATTGTTAATCTATGTCAGCCCGGCCAATCATCTCTTTTAATCGCGTGATTGCTTTCTGAAGTTGGGCGTCCACTGTGTTCGTGCTGATACCTAACTCCTCCGCTACCTGTGTGTAACTCTGTTTTTCTTCGCGGATGCGAATGAATACTTCCCTGCAACGTCCCGGAAGCCGGTCGAGTGCTTTTACGTAAAGAGCAAACAATTCTTCACTGATGAGTGATTCTTCCGGCGAATAGCTCTGTTCCTGTGGTTCCGGTAGGAAATCGGGACGGATGAAGCTGTGCTTTGATTCTTTTTCCAGATAATTGAGCGAAGCATTTTTGACGAGAATGAAACAATAATCTTCAATGTTTCTCACATCAAGTAAATTGCTACGCTGTTTCCATAGTTTCAGGAATACATCGAGAACGATCTCCTGCGACCATTCTTCCTGTTTCACATAGTAGTAGGCAATGCGGAAGAGGCGGTCGTAAGTCATGTTGTAAAAGTCCCGGAAAGCAGTTTGCGAATCCAGTTCTTTCATTTGCCGCAATAACTTTCTAACTTCTGATTCGGTCATCGTCTTGCTGTTTGTTTTGTTAATCTACCCAAAGTAAATCACTCATTATACTGTCGGAGATGAAAATTCCTTCACGAGTCAAGCGTAAGGATCCATCGTATTCTTTCAGTTTCCCATTTTTCAGATAAGGTGCAGCCATTCTCTGGCAATATTCCCACATCTCATTGCCGAACATCTGTTTCAGCTTTTCCATAGGTGTCCCCCATACAGTACGTATGGTCGTGATAATAAATTCATTGTAGCGGGTCGTCTGGTCCAGATACTCTATTTCAAAAGCACGGTTGTTTTCCTCTATGCCTTTTATATATGTATCGATGGAAGAAACATTCCATTCCCGTGTCATTCCGTCAAAAGAATGTGCCGACGGTCCGCACCCCAGATAAGCTATTCCTTTCCAATAAGAACTGTTGTGACGGGAGTACTTGCCCGGGCGGCAGAAATTCGAAATTTCGTAATGTTCGAATCCCGCTTTCTGCAGATGCTCTATCAGTAACGTGAAAAAATCTAAACTGGAACCTTCGTCCACCTCCGATATCTGATGCTGTTTTAACATATTATATATAGGTGTATCTTCCTCGTAAATCAGATGGTAAGCGGAAATATGCTCCACGTCCAGGCTGACAGCTTGGCGAAGATCGTTCTCCCATCGTTCTTTGGTTTCTCCCGGTAATCCGTAGATAAGATCGATGCTTATATTTTGAAAACCGGCTCTCCGGCATCTGTCGATAGCTTCGATGGCTGTACGGGCATTGTGACGACGTCTCAATAGTTTGAGTGTGGCATCATCAAAAGTCTGTATTCCCATGCTAAGACGGTTGAAAGGAAGCGAAGAAAGCATTTCCAAATATTCCTGTGATAAGTCATCCGGATTGGCTTCCAGAGTAATTTCCCGGCAATATTTCAATCCGTAGTGCTCTCGGATTGTATCAAATATCTGCTCGAAATCTTCCTTTTCCAGTTGAGACGGAGTTCCACCGCCGAAATAAACAGTCTCTATGGCTTCTTCTTTCAGATATGTCTTTCGCATAACCAATTCTTGGCAAAGAGCCCGCACATAACGGGGCTTGAGGTCGCTGCGAGTGGTTGAGTAAAAATCGCAGTAGATGCAGCGTGTTTTGCAAAAAGGAATGTGGAGATAGATACCTGCCATAACTGTGCTGTTAGAGTTTTGCGGCTGTAAAAGTAAGATTATTATCAGATATAACAAAAGAACTTATTGATTGAAATCATTCTTATGAAGCAATGCATGTGCATGCATACTGTTGGACAGAGAGCTGTGTGGAAATTGAATTATGAGCGAGCAAAAAATATTTATGTTAAAGATGTGTTACATAACATTGTTTAG contains these protein-coding regions:
- a CDS encoding M28 family metallopeptidase encodes the protein MKLNLVLLGLLFTRVITFAQTPLEKGLESINRSSAEATINFLASDELQGREAGFHGSRVSSEYIASLLQWMGVQPLTDNYFQPFDAYRKERQKKGRLEVHPDSIDKLKEEVHQKLSMRNVLGMIPGKNNKEYVIVGAHFDHLGIDPALDGDQIYNGADDNASGVSAVLQIARAFVASGQQPERNVIFAFWDGEEKGLLGSKYFVQTCPFVSQIKGYLNFDMIGRNNKPQQPRHVVYFYTAAHPAFGDWLKEDIRKYGLRLEPDYRAWDRPIGGSDNGTFAKVGVPIIWYHTDGHPDYHQPSDHADRLNWDKIVEITKASFLNMWKMANEKSF
- a CDS encoding TonB-dependent receptor domain-containing protein; the encoded protein is MKTIHQVHLPVRTIVLIGVALLITMQIYAQNTKARLSLTLRNATLKEFVKQIENSTGYSFIYSEEINIKHRINLKVKEKPLHEILDIVFKNETISYQFSNRYILLQKKKESKTVGRKYTISGYVTDGTSSETLIGTNIFESHQNQGTTTNPYGFYSITLPEGETNLCFSYLGYATETHQFMLSQDTLLNIRMQGNTQLQEVVIISDKTETGTAATQMGSIDIPMTQIKNTPSILGEADVMKAIQLMPGVQAGVDGSAGLYIRGGSPDQNLILLDGTPVYNVDHMFGFFSVFTPEAVKKVTLFKSSFPARFGGRLSSVIDVRTNDGDMQKYHGTLSIGLLTSKINLEGPIVKGKTAFNISARRSYLDLIAKPFMPDDEEYGYYFYDINAKINHKFSDRSRIYLSVYNGKDHFAANYDGDTDSKDGSRMNWGNTIVSARWNYIFNNRLFSNTTVSYNNYLFDVNSYNNNKYANSTGVPITNRYSADYRSGINDWSYQIDFDYNPSPTHHIKFGTGYIHHRFRPEVMTSKISEETGDKVDRDTTYHSIANSRIYGHELSAYLEDNIKVNDRLRLNLGLHFSLFQVQKQSYSSLQPRVSARYQLGKDVTLKASYTQMSQYVHLLSSMPIAMPTDLWVPVTKKIKPMRSHQYSLGGYYTGIEGWEFSVEGYYKDMYNVLEYKEGVSFFGSSAGWENKVEMGKGRSTGIEFMVQKRLGRTTGWLSYTLSKSDRQFAKGGINNGERFPYKYDRRHNTNLTINHTFSERIDIGASWVFYTGGTSTIPEEKTAVIRPGDGTGMTPSAIGEASYVEHRNNYRLPASHRLNVGINFNKKTKHGMRTWNISLYNAYNAMNPTFVYRSTSKNEPYRPIIKKYTILPFIPSFTYTYKF
- a CDS encoding FecR family protein — its product is MKFTDTELEEILHKLVASSRSPRGRFSATASYPKLEKRLKSHIRRLTLMRTFSTAAAVALLCLSVWTAYLYMQPTTIQTISTLAETRTVCLPDGSTVTLNHYSSLSYPEKFKSDKREVELNGEAYFEVSKEKEHPFIVQTETIDIQVLGTHFNVNAYPDNPNVKTTLLTGSVAVSNKNKSVRMILKPNEIAIYNKVEAKLIRKVLANAEDEISWRHGEFIFEDLPLLEIARKLSNSFGTSIHIADTALQNYRITARFRNGENLETILSVLHNAGYFNYSLNNKQIIITTKTDLK
- a CDS encoding DUF2027 domain-containing protein, translated to MKIGDKVRFLSEVGGGIVTGFQGKDFVLVEDADGFDIPMPIRECVVIETDDYNLKRKPTSSAPKQEEPAKPVKPEMPAIQRQPEVRGGNTLNVFLAYVPEDAKAMMTTPFETYLVNDSNYYLYYTYLSAEGKAWKNRSHGLVEPNTKLLLEEFTKDMLNEMERVTVQLIAFKDGKPAAIKPAVSVEIRIDTVKFYKLHTFGDSVYFEEPALIYDIVKDDMPAKQVYVSAEEIQMALLQKKSADKPKSQPIVKTDHAHGGKSGIIEIDLHIDSLLDDTRGMSNAEILNYQLDKFREVMGTYKNKREQKIVFIHGKGEGVLRKAILDELKRKYSNCRYQDASFQEYGFGATMVTIK
- a CDS encoding DUF4249 domain-containing protein — its product is MRTRIYDPFILLIALLTTVSCENELPFSVKDNPPKLVMNALINADSLTNVLYLNFTGREYVTHAEKATVEVRVNGQLSESLRPLPPQAEGDMQCRFQISSRFSPGDVVRIDALTDDGQYHAWAEVTVPQRPHEIVDIDTVTVPLTQYYYTQNYLRYRINIKDRPNENNFYRLIMDKQMTVKDHRNEIDEYVTQTIHRYHFISREDVVLTDGQPTNSDDEDNGMFDTVKNIYGVFDDSRFKNTSYTMTVYNQTNVEGLYPYGTNVKMDIVVRLLSITETEYYYLKALNLTDSDAYDETINEPIKYPGNVHGGLGIVGISTETSKIIHIKNPWI
- the hemW gene encoding radical SAM family heme chaperone HemW, whose product is MAGIYLHIPFCKTRCIYCDFYSTTRSDLKPRYVRALCQELVMRKTYLKEEAIETVYFGGGTPSQLEKEDFEQIFDTIREHYGLKYCREITLEANPDDLSQEYLEMLSSLPFNRLSMGIQTFDDATLKLLRRRHNARTAIEAIDRCRRAGFQNISIDLIYGLPGETKERWENDLRQAVSLDVEHISAYHLIYEEDTPIYNMLKQHQISEVDEGSSLDFFTLLIEHLQKAGFEHYEISNFCRPGKYSRHNSSYWKGIAYLGCGPSAHSFDGMTREWNVSSIDTYIKGIEENNRAFEIEYLDQTTRYNEFIITTIRTVWGTPMEKLKQMFGNEMWEYCQRMAAPYLKNGKLKEYDGSLRLTREGIFISDSIMSDLLWVD
- a CDS encoding RNA polymerase sigma-70 factor; its protein translation is MTESEVRKLLRQMKELDSQTAFRDFYNMTYDRLFRIAYYYVKQEEWSQEIVLDVFLKLWKQRSNLLDVRNIEDYCFILVKNASLNYLEKESKHSFIRPDFLPEPQEQSYSPEESLISEELFALYVKALDRLPGRCREVFIRIREEKQSYTQVAEELGISTNTVDAQLQKAITRLKEMIGRADID
- the aroA gene encoding 3-phosphoshikimate 1-carboxyvinyltransferase, with product MLYKLIPPSVVTGTIQLPASKSISNRALIINALGKGIYPPKNLSDCDDTQVMIKALNEGKEMIDIMAAGTAMRFLTAYLSVTPGERTLTGTARMQQRPIQILVNALRELGAEIAYINKEGYPPLRIKGTELKGNEITLKGNVSSQYISALLMIGPVLKDGLTLHLSGEIISRPYINLTLQLMQDFGAKATWTSPNRISVAPQLYQSLPFKVESDWSAASYWYQIAALSPKAEIELLGLFRNSYQGDSRGAEVFSRLGITTEFTPQGVKLKKTGKAPEKLEENLVDIPDLAQTFVVTCALLNIPFRFTGLQSLKIKETDRITALCTELKKLGYVIEEENDSVLMWNGERCEPEETPVIATYEDHRMAMAFAPAVIYHPNLLIADPQVVTKSYPGYWEDLKQVGFQVINEG